CTAAGGCAATATCAGGAGAATTAAGGTCTGGCAGTGATGTTATAGAAGTGAAATCATTTAATCCTAAAAAGCTTCCTAATAAATTTGCGTTTCCTCAGAATTTAAAAGCTATAGCGGCATGGATAAAAGTATATGGAAAGTAAGATTACTCTAGGGCATGGAAGCGGTGGTATCCTTACTGAGAGGCTTATTAAAGATCTCTTCATAAAAGAATTTGGTAATGCAGAACTTAACAAGCTTAATGATTCTGCATTGATAAAAGAAAAATTTAATAGATTGGTTTTTACCACTGATTCTTTTGTTGTTAGTCCTCTCTTTTTCCCCGGAGGAGATATTGGTAAGCTAGCTATTTACGGCACAGTTAATGATCTATCCGTGATGAAAGCAAAGCCCTTGTATATTTCTTTAGCTTTCATTATTGAAGAGGGGCTACAATTTTCAAAACTAAAAAAGATTGTTCAATCTATCAAAAAAGCAGCTAAGGAATCTAATGTGAAGATTGTTACCGGAGATACTAAGGTAGTGGAAAAGGGGAAAGCTGATGGTATTTTTATAACTTCTTCCGGAATAGGTGAAGTTATCATAGAAACAAACTACAAGCCTAAGAAAGGAGATTTAATTTTATTATCCGGTAGTATAGCTGATCACGCCTTGGCTATTATTTCTGCAAGAGATGATTTTAAAATTAAGACTAATATAAAGAGTGATTGCTGCTCTCTTTATAAGCCGATCAGCAGTATGATTAAAGTTACTTCTGATATTCCTTTTATCAGAGATGCAACCAGGGGCGGGATTGCTATGGTTTTAAATGAACTGGCTGAGAAATTTAATATAGATATAGAGATTGATGAAATTAAGATACCTATTAAAAAGCAAGTTAGCTCTTTTTGCGATTTATTAGGTTTTGATCCTTTAACACTCGCCAATGAAGGGAAATTTATAGCAGTTATTCCTGCTAATAAAGCTCAAAATATTTTAAATGTACTAAAAAATAATTCTATTTCTAAACATGCTGTGGCTATCGGCAAGATTAAAGGTCGTGGCAGAGGTGTCGTTTCGATTAAAACCCGTATTGGCGGAGAGAGAATAATTAGTAAACCACACGGTGAAATTCTTCCAAGGATCTGTTGACATACACCTGTTTTTAATGTAGTTTATTCAGATATGTTCGAACTTTAAAAGGGAGTGGTAAAGATGGTACGGTCAGATATTGGAAGAATATCAGAGTTACAGGAGGGAAAGGAATCGTTGTTTCTTTTAACAAAAAAAGGTTTTATTCATCAATATGATAATAAGGTTATTATCAAGTTAGAGGGTGAGGTCATTAAAAAAGGAGCAGAGAAGTATTTTATTGCGGAAGATAAAAATGGTAAGTAAATAAGTTTTAGCCCAAGAACAATATTTTTGAAAGATGATTACGGGCTATATAGTATTTTGGCTGGAGGATTTACCAACTCTATTGATGACGAAATGTCTGGATTTTGTTGTATGTCTGAAGCGGACTTTAATTCAGTTGACTAACGGAGGTGAAGAATATGATTACTGATCAGATATCAACTATTAATGATATAGCGACAGGAGAAGCTACTCTAATGCTTATTACAAAATTTAGAGTCTTTGAGGTGAAAGGCATAATTATAGAAAAACAGTTTAATGGTAATAAGAAATCTATAAAATATTTTATTGCCAAAGGACGATTTGGTAGGATAAGTTTTGGTAGCGGAACAGTAGCATATCGTTTAGGGGAAATACCATTATCTATTTTAATTTCCTGTCATGACGCGGAACAGCATAAAACCGATTTTTTAACAATGATTATTCAAAAAATACATCAAAATGGTGCTGTCATTGAGGAAAAAATAGATAAATTTGGTCACGAACTTATTTTTGATTCTGAAAAGCCAGTGGCTATAATT
The DNA window shown above is from bacterium CG_4_10_14_0_2_um_filter_33_32 and carries:
- the hypE gene encoding hydrogenase expression/formation protein HypE, with the translated sequence MESKITLGHGSGGILTERLIKDLFIKEFGNAELNKLNDSALIKEKFNRLVFTTDSFVVSPLFFPGGDIGKLAIYGTVNDLSVMKAKPLYISLAFIIEEGLQFSKLKKIVQSIKKAAKESNVKIVTGDTKVVEKGKADGIFITSSGIGEVIIETNYKPKKGDLILLSGSIADHALAIISARDDFKIKTNIKSDCCSLYKPISSMIKVTSDIPFIRDATRGGIAMVLNELAEKFNIDIEIDEIKIPIKKQVSSFCDLLGFDPLTLANEGKFIAVIPANKAQNILNVLKNNSISKHAVAIGKIKGRGRGVVSIKTRIGGERIISKPHGEILPRIC